A window of the Enterobacteriaceae bacterium 4M9 genome harbors these coding sequences:
- a CDS encoding DUF1315 family protein: MNIDELINSMTPEVYERLETAVALGKWPDGVALTPQQKENSLQLVLMWQARHNSTPQHMTVGTDGQIVMKSKQQLKEEFGIVPPAIATLKPE; encoded by the coding sequence GTGAATATTGACGAACTGATTAACTCAATGACGCCGGAAGTCTACGAGCGCCTGGAGACGGCGGTGGCGCTTGGCAAATGGCCCGATGGTGTGGCGCTGACGCCACAGCAAAAGGAAAACTCGCTACAGCTGGTGTTGATGTGGCAGGCTCGCCACAACAGCACGCCGCAGCACATGACGGTCGGCACCGACGGGCAGATAGTGATGAAGAGCAAGCAACAGCTCAAAGAAGAGTTTGGCATCGTGCCGCCCGCTATCGCGACGCTCAAGCCAGAGTAG
- a CDS encoding DNA topoisomerase III: MRLFIAEKPSLGRAIADVLPKPHRRGDGFIECGNGQVVTWCVGHLLEQAQPDVYDSRYARWSLADLPIVPEKWRLQPRPSVAKQLNVIKKLLAEASEVVHAGDPDREGQLLVDEVLDYLALAPEKRQQVQRCLINDLNPQAVERAISRLRANSEFVPLCVSALARARADWLYGINMTRAWTLLGRNAGYQGVLSVGRVQTPVLGLVVRRDEEIENFIPKDFFDVKAHIVTPADERFIATWQPSESCEPYQDEEGRLLHRPLAEHVVSRITGQPALVTEYADKRESEAAPLPFSLSSLQIEAAKRFGLSAQTVLDTCQKLYETHKLITYPRSDSRYLPEEHFAGRHSVMNAIGVHAPGLLPQPVVEPDRRNRCWDDKKVDAHHAIIPTARSSSVKLTENERNIYELIGRQYLMQFCPDAVYRKCTINLDIAGGKFIAKARFLAEAGWRTLLGAKERDEDNDGTPLPVVAKGDELLCEKGEVVERQTQPPRHFTDATLLSAMTGIARFVQDKDLKKVLRATDGLGTEATRAGIIELLFKRTFLVKKGRYIHSTDAGRALIHALPEMAGRPDMTAHWESVLTQISEKQCRYQDFMQPLVHTLHDLISQARSAPVRQFRGIVAQQPPQAKRGGGKGKGRGPRRSGTEPAPAV; this comes from the coding sequence ATGCGGCTGTTTATTGCGGAAAAACCGAGTCTCGGGCGCGCCATTGCTGATGTGCTGCCAAAGCCGCACCGTCGCGGTGACGGCTTTATTGAGTGTGGCAACGGTCAGGTAGTGACCTGGTGTGTGGGCCACCTGCTGGAGCAGGCGCAGCCGGATGTCTATGACAGCCGCTACGCGCGCTGGAGCCTCGCTGATTTGCCCATCGTGCCGGAAAAATGGCGGCTACAGCCGCGCCCGTCGGTGGCAAAGCAGCTTAACGTCATCAAAAAACTGCTGGCTGAAGCAAGCGAAGTGGTGCACGCCGGTGACCCAGACCGTGAAGGTCAGTTGCTGGTGGACGAAGTGCTGGACTATCTGGCATTGGCACCGGAAAAACGCCAGCAGGTGCAGCGCTGCCTGATTAACGATCTTAACCCGCAGGCGGTAGAGCGGGCGATTTCACGGCTGCGTGCCAACAGCGAATTTGTGCCGCTGTGTGTATCAGCGCTGGCGCGTGCGCGCGCTGACTGGCTATACGGCATCAATATGACCCGCGCCTGGACGTTGCTGGGGCGCAACGCAGGTTACCAGGGTGTACTTTCTGTAGGCCGGGTGCAGACGCCGGTACTGGGGCTGGTGGTACGCCGGGATGAAGAGATTGAAAACTTTATCCCGAAGGATTTCTTTGATGTGAAAGCGCACATTGTGACCCCTGCCGATGAGCGCTTCATTGCGACCTGGCAGCCAAGCGAGTCCTGTGAGCCGTATCAGGATGAAGAAGGGCGCTTGCTGCACCGCCCACTCGCCGAACATGTAGTCTCGCGCATTACCGGTCAGCCTGCGTTGGTTACAGAGTACGCCGATAAGCGCGAGTCAGAGGCGGCACCGCTGCCGTTTTCACTTTCCAGTTTGCAGATTGAAGCGGCGAAACGCTTTGGTCTTAGCGCGCAAACGGTGCTGGATACCTGCCAGAAACTCTACGAAACCCACAAACTGATTACCTATCCCCGTTCCGACTCCCGCTATCTGCCCGAAGAGCATTTTGCCGGTCGTCATTCGGTAATGAACGCCATTGGTGTGCACGCGCCAGGGTTACTGCCGCAGCCGGTGGTGGAGCCGGACCGGCGCAACCGCTGCTGGGATGATAAAAAGGTGGATGCCCACCACGCCATTATCCCGACTGCGCGTAGTAGCTCCGTGAAGCTCACCGAGAACGAGCGCAATATCTACGAGCTGATTGGCCGCCAGTATCTGATGCAGTTTTGCCCGGATGCGGTGTATCGCAAATGTACCATCAATCTGGATATAGCCGGCGGGAAGTTTATTGCGAAGGCGCGTTTTCTGGCCGAGGCAGGCTGGCGCACGTTGCTGGGTGCTAAAGAGCGTGACGAAGACAACGACGGCACGCCGCTGCCGGTGGTGGCAAAGGGCGACGAATTGTTGTGTGAAAAGGGTGAAGTGGTGGAGCGCCAGACCCAGCCGCCGCGCCATTTTACTGACGCCACGCTGCTGTCTGCCATGACAGGTATCGCGCGCTTTGTGCAGGATAAAGATTTAAAGAAGGTGCTGCGTGCCACCGACGGGCTTGGTACCGAGGCCACGCGTGCCGGGATCATCGAGCTGTTATTTAAGCGTACCTTTCTGGTGAAAAAAGGGCGCTACATCCATTCTACCGACGCCGGACGAGCGCTTATCCACGCATTGCCGGAGATGGCGGGCAGACCGGATATGACCGCGCACTGGGAATCGGTGCTCACGCAAATCAGTGAAAAGCAGTGTCGCTACCAGGACTTTATGCAGCCGCTGGTGCACACGCTGCATGATTTGATTTCCCAGGCTCGCAGCGCCCCGGTACGTCAGTTTCGCGGGATTGTTGCCCAACAGCCCCCGCAGGCGAAACGCGGTGGTGGGAAAGGAAAAGGGCGCGGCCCTCGCCGTAGCGGCACAGAGCCAGCGCCCGCAGTATAG
- a CDS encoding D-hexose-6-phosphate mutarotase: MIAKIFDLPAQEELTTSLTRRQMGELDILVVEHPAVRAAVALQGAHLLNWKPQGEEEVLWLSDKTAFANGKAIRGGVPLCWPWFGPAGEEGLPAHGFARNLPWSLNAYQETDDGVVLTLVLETCEETRRLWPHDFTLYARFRLGKTCEIELEAHGEFDSTAALHSYFNVGDINVVKVSGLGKRYLDKVAGGEGELSDGVQTFPDRTDRVYLEPEACSLIHDPALGRVIEVVHHHHSNVVGWNPGPTLSASMGDMPDDGYKTFVCVETAAISVPQKARSEMPSRLSVTLRVAKKG, translated from the coding sequence ATGATTGCTAAGATTTTTGACTTGCCGGCCCAGGAAGAACTCACTACGTCACTCACTCGCCGCCAGATGGGCGAACTGGATATTCTGGTGGTGGAGCATCCTGCGGTGCGCGCAGCCGTTGCGCTACAGGGCGCTCACCTGCTCAACTGGAAACCCCAGGGCGAAGAAGAGGTCCTGTGGCTCAGTGACAAAACGGCATTTGCCAACGGCAAAGCCATACGCGGCGGTGTGCCGCTGTGCTGGCCCTGGTTTGGCCCGGCTGGCGAAGAAGGGCTGCCCGCGCACGGCTTTGCCCGCAACCTGCCCTGGAGCCTCAACGCGTACCAGGAAACTGACGACGGTGTGGTACTGACGTTGGTACTGGAAACCTGCGAAGAAACACGCCGCCTGTGGCCGCACGATTTCACGCTGTACGCCCGCTTTCGCCTCGGGAAAACCTGCGAAATCGAGCTCGAAGCCCATGGCGAGTTTGACTCTACTGCCGCACTGCATAGCTATTTCAACGTGGGCGATATCAACGTCGTTAAGGTCAGCGGCTTGGGTAAACGTTATCTGGATAAAGTGGCAGGCGGCGAAGGCGAACTTAGCGACGGCGTACAAACCTTCCCGGACAGAACGGACCGCGTTTATCTGGAGCCAGAAGCATGCAGCCTGATTCACGACCCGGCACTTGGGCGCGTGATTGAAGTGGTGCACCATCATCACAGCAACGTCGTTGGCTGGAACCCCGGCCCGACGCTTTCTGCCAGCATGGGCGACATGCCAGACGACGGCTATAAAACCTTTGTCTGCGTCGAAACAGCGGCTATCAGCGTGCCACAAAAAGCACGTTCAGAAATGCCGTCTCGTCTGTCGGTCACGCTGCGCGTAGCGAAGAAAGGCTGA
- the msrB gene encoding peptide-methionine (R)-S-oxide reductase MsrB, producing MSDKKSPEELKNSLSEMQFWVTQQRGTEPPFTGKLLHNKDDGIYHCLVCNAPLFTSHSKYDSGCGWPSFYEPVSDDAIRYIEDNSHGMQRIEIRCGNCDAHLGHVFPDGPQPSGERYCVNSASLSFSGDDGSEQVKG from the coding sequence ATGTCTGATAAAAAATCCCCTGAAGAGTTGAAAAATAGCCTGTCGGAAATGCAGTTCTGGGTGACCCAGCAACGCGGGACCGAACCCCCGTTTACCGGTAAGTTGCTGCATAATAAGGACGATGGTATCTATCATTGCCTGGTGTGCAATGCGCCGCTGTTTACCTCACACAGTAAGTATGACTCAGGCTGCGGTTGGCCGAGCTTTTACGAACCGGTCAGCGATGACGCCATTCGCTATATCGAAGATAACTCTCACGGCATGCAGCGTATTGAAATCCGCTGTGGCAACTGTGATGCGCACCTTGGCCACGTCTTCCCTGACGGCCCGCAGCCCTCTGGCGAGCGTTATTGTGTTAACTCCGCCTCTCTGAGCTTCTCAGGTGATGATGGCAGTGAGCAGGTTAAGGGCTGA
- the gapA gene encoding glyceraldehyde-3-phosphate dehydrogenase: MTIKVGINGFGRIGRIVFRAAQERSDIEIVAINDLLDADYMAYMLKYDSTHGRFNGTVEVKDGHLIVNGKKIRVTAERDPANLKWNEVGVDVVAEATGLFLTDETARKHITAGAKKVVLTGPSKDNTPMFVKGANFDKYEGQDIVSNASCTTNCLAPLAKVINDNFGIIEGLMTTVHATTATQKTVDGPSHKDWRGGRGAAQNIIPSSTGAAKAVGKVLPELNGKLTGMAFRVPTPNVSVVDLTVRLEKAASYEDIKKAIKAASEGPMKGVLGYTEDDVVSTDFNGEVCTSVFDAKAGIALNDNFVKLVSWYDNETGYSNKVLDLIAHISK, translated from the coding sequence ATGACTATCAAAGTAGGTATCAACGGTTTTGGCCGCATCGGTCGCATTGTTTTCCGTGCTGCTCAGGAACGTTCTGACATTGAAATCGTTGCAATCAACGACCTGTTAGACGCTGACTACATGGCATACATGCTGAAGTATGACTCCACTCACGGCCGTTTCAACGGTACCGTTGAAGTGAAAGACGGTCATCTGATCGTTAACGGTAAAAAAATCCGTGTTACCGCTGAACGCGATCCGGCTAACCTGAAGTGGAACGAAGTGGGTGTTGACGTTGTTGCTGAAGCTACCGGTCTGTTCCTGACCGACGAAACAGCTCGCAAACACATCACCGCTGGCGCGAAAAAAGTTGTTCTGACTGGCCCGTCCAAAGACAACACCCCGATGTTTGTTAAAGGCGCTAACTTTGACAAATACGAAGGCCAGGACATCGTTTCTAACGCTTCCTGCACCACCAACTGCCTGGCTCCGCTGGCGAAAGTTATCAACGACAACTTCGGCATCATCGAAGGTCTGATGACCACCGTTCACGCAACCACCGCTACTCAGAAAACCGTTGACGGCCCGTCTCACAAAGACTGGCGCGGCGGCCGTGGCGCGGCTCAGAACATCATCCCGTCCTCTACCGGTGCTGCTAAAGCGGTAGGTAAAGTTCTGCCGGAACTGAACGGCAAACTGACTGGTATGGCGTTCCGCGTTCCGACCCCGAACGTATCTGTGGTTGACCTGACCGTGCGTCTGGAAAAAGCAGCTTCTTACGAAGACATCAAGAAAGCCATCAAAGCCGCTTCTGAAGGCCCGATGAAAGGCGTTCTGGGCTACACCGAAGACGACGTGGTTTCTACCGACTTCAACGGCGAAGTGTGCACTTCTGTGTTCGATGCTAAAGCAGGTATCGCACTGAACGACAACTTCGTGAAACTGGTTTCCTGGTACGACAACGAAACTGGCTACTCAAATAAAGTACTGGATCTGATCGCTCACATCTCCAAATAA
- the pncA gene encoding bifunctional nicotinamidase/pyrazinamidase — MTQRALLLVDLQNDFCAGGALAVADGDSTIGVANTLIRWCKPRGDAVLASQDWHPQNHGSFASQQQAEPYTQGELDGLPQTWWPTHCVQHTEGAALHPLLEQSGVDAIFHKGENPAIDSYSAFFDNGQRNETALNGWLQHHEIHELIVLGLATDYCVKFTVLDALRLGYAVNVITDGCRGVNINPDDSAQAFMEMAAAGATLYTLDDWLETHN, encoded by the coding sequence ATGACGCAACGTGCCCTGCTGCTGGTGGATTTACAGAATGATTTTTGTGCCGGTGGTGCGCTGGCGGTCGCGGATGGCGACAGCACGATAGGCGTAGCCAACACGCTGATTCGCTGGTGTAAACCCCGTGGCGACGCGGTGCTGGCAAGCCAGGACTGGCATCCGCAAAATCACGGCAGTTTCGCCAGCCAGCAACAGGCCGAGCCTTACACGCAAGGCGAGCTTGACGGCCTGCCACAAACCTGGTGGCCTACACACTGCGTGCAGCACACCGAGGGTGCCGCACTGCATCCGCTACTCGAGCAGTCTGGCGTTGACGCGATATTCCACAAAGGCGAAAACCCGGCTATCGACAGCTACAGCGCTTTTTTCGATAACGGCCAGCGCAATGAGACCGCGCTTAACGGCTGGTTACAGCACCATGAGATACACGAGCTTATTGTGCTGGGACTGGCTACGGATTACTGCGTGAAATTTACCGTGCTGGATGCGCTGCGTCTGGGCTATGCGGTGAATGTAATTACCGATGGCTGTCGCGGCGTAAATATCAATCCCGACGACAGCGCGCAGGCATTTATGGAAATGGCCGCAGCGGGCGCCACGCTATATACGCTGGACGACTGGCTGGAAACGCACAACTAA
- a CDS encoding NAD(P)H nitroreductase, with the protein MDALELLVNRRSASRLAEPAPTGEVLENILRAGMRAPDHGTLQPWRFFLIEGEGRERFSQLLDAAALESGLDDKAREKARTSPFRAPLIITVVAHCTEHHKVPQWEQVISAGCAVVQMQMAAVAQGYNGIWRSGPWTDHPKVRAAFDCREQDQIVGFLYLGTPQLKTSTTISVPDTAPFVRRF; encoded by the coding sequence ATGGATGCATTAGAACTGCTCGTTAACCGACGCAGCGCCTCACGCCTGGCGGAGCCTGCACCAACGGGAGAAGTGCTGGAAAACATTCTGCGTGCGGGCATGCGCGCGCCGGATCACGGTACACTGCAACCCTGGCGCTTTTTCCTGATTGAGGGGGAAGGGCGTGAGCGCTTCAGCCAGTTGCTGGACGCTGCCGCGCTGGAAAGCGGGCTGGACGACAAGGCGCGTGAAAAAGCGCGTACCTCGCCGTTTCGCGCACCACTGATTATTACCGTGGTGGCGCACTGCACCGAGCACCATAAGGTGCCGCAATGGGAACAGGTCATTTCTGCGGGCTGCGCGGTGGTGCAGATGCAAATGGCCGCAGTAGCACAAGGCTACAATGGCATCTGGCGCAGCGGCCCATGGACTGACCATCCCAAAGTGCGTGCCGCGTTTGATTGCCGCGAGCAGGACCAGATTGTAGGTTTCCTTTATCTGGGGACGCCGCAGCTTAAAACCTCTACCACTATCAGCGTGCCGGATACTGCGCCGTTCGTGCGCCGTTTCTGA
- the selD gene encoding selenide, water dikinase SelD has translation MSEQAIRLTQYSHGAGCGCKISPKVLETILHSEQAKFTDPQLLVGNETRDDAAVYDLGNGTSVISTTDFFMPIVDSPFDFGRIAATNAISDIYAMGGKPIMAIAILGWPLDKLAPEIAREVTEGGRHACRQAGIVLAGGHSIDAPEPIFGLAVTGIVPTERVKKNSTAQAGCKLYLTKPLGIGVLTTAEKKSLLKPEHAGLATEVMCRMNSAGAIFAELEGVKAMTDVTGFGLMGHLSEMCEGAGLQADVWYDSIPKLPGVEDYIAQGCVPGGTGRNFASYGHLLGAMPPAWRDLVCDPQTSGGLLLAVTPDAEADVLAQAQTLGLTLTAIGELNAAHAGRPMIEIR, from the coding sequence ATGAGCGAGCAAGCTATTCGTTTGACGCAATACAGCCACGGTGCCGGCTGCGGATGCAAAATTTCACCCAAAGTGCTTGAAACTATTCTGCACAGTGAACAGGCGAAGTTTACCGATCCGCAACTGCTGGTAGGCAATGAGACGCGCGATGACGCCGCCGTTTATGACCTCGGCAATGGCACCAGCGTTATCAGCACCACCGATTTCTTTATGCCGATTGTCGACTCACCGTTCGACTTTGGCCGTATTGCCGCCACTAATGCCATCAGCGATATCTACGCGATGGGCGGCAAACCCATCATGGCTATTGCCATTCTTGGCTGGCCGCTCGATAAACTTGCCCCGGAAATCGCCCGCGAGGTGACTGAAGGTGGCCGCCATGCCTGCCGCCAGGCCGGTATTGTGCTTGCAGGCGGGCACTCCATTGATGCGCCAGAGCCGATTTTTGGACTTGCCGTCACCGGCATCGTGCCGACCGAGCGCGTGAAAAAGAACAGTACCGCACAGGCGGGATGCAAGCTTTACCTCACCAAACCGTTAGGGATTGGCGTGCTCACCACCGCTGAGAAGAAGTCGCTGCTTAAACCTGAACACGCAGGACTGGCAACAGAGGTCATGTGTCGTATGAACTCTGCCGGTGCAATTTTTGCCGAGCTGGAAGGCGTGAAGGCGATGACCGATGTCACCGGCTTTGGCCTGATGGGCCATCTGAGTGAGATGTGCGAAGGGGCTGGCTTGCAGGCTGATGTCTGGTACGACAGCATACCGAAGCTGCCGGGTGTGGAAGATTACATTGCCCAGGGCTGCGTGCCAGGCGGAACCGGTCGCAACTTTGCCAGCTACGGTCACCTGCTTGGCGCTATGCCGCCGGCATGGCGCGACTTGGTGTGCGACCCGCAAACCTCCGGTGGCCTGCTGCTGGCGGTAACGCCAGATGCCGAGGCTGACGTGCTGGCGCAGGCGCAAACGCTGGGTCTGACGCTTACCGCCATTGGCGAACTCAACGCGGCCCATGCGGGCCGCCCAATGATTGAGATTCGCTGA
- the ansA gene encoding asparaginase, whose protein sequence is MKKKSIYVAYTGGTIGMQRSEQGYIPVSGHLQRQLALMPEFHRQEMPDFTIHEYQPLMDSSDMTPDDWQHIADDIRDRYDDYDGFVILHGTDTMAFTASALSFMLENLAKPVIVTGSQIPLAELRSDGQTNLLNALFVAANYPINEVALFFNNRLYRGNRTTKAHADGFDAFASPNLAPLLEAGIHIRRLNTPPAPNGQGKLIVHNITPQPIGVVTIYPGISADVVRNFLRQPVKALILRSYGVGNAPQNREFLNELKEASARGIVVVNLTQCMSGKVNMGGYATGNALAHAGVVGGADMTVEATLTKLHWLLSKGLDADGIRRAMAQNLRGELTLDD, encoded by the coding sequence ATGAAAAAAAAATCTATTTACGTCGCCTATACCGGCGGAACTATCGGTATGCAGCGCTCTGAACAGGGATACATTCCGGTGTCCGGTCATCTGCAGCGCCAGCTGGCGCTGATGCCTGAATTTCACCGCCAGGAAATGCCTGACTTCACCATTCATGAATATCAGCCGCTAATGGACTCCTCCGACATGACGCCGGACGACTGGCAGCACATCGCTGATGATATTCGCGATCGCTATGACGACTACGACGGCTTTGTCATTTTGCACGGCACCGACACCATGGCATTTACTGCCTCAGCGCTTTCTTTCATGCTGGAGAACCTAGCGAAGCCGGTGATTGTCACGGGCTCACAGATCCCGCTGGCGGAACTGCGCTCTGACGGGCAAACCAACCTGCTTAATGCGCTGTTTGTGGCGGCAAACTACCCTATTAACGAAGTGGCGCTGTTTTTTAACAACCGCCTCTATCGCGGTAACCGCACCACCAAAGCGCACGCTGATGGTTTTGATGCCTTTGCTTCACCCAATCTGGCACCGCTGCTTGAAGCCGGTATCCATATTCGCCGCCTCAATACACCGCCTGCACCAAACGGCCAGGGCAAGCTTATCGTGCATAACATCACGCCGCAGCCGATTGGCGTGGTCACGATTTATCCTGGCATTTCTGCCGATGTGGTGCGTAACTTCCTGCGCCAGCCGGTAAAAGCCCTGATCCTGCGCTCCTACGGCGTGGGTAATGCGCCGCAAAACCGCGAGTTCCTCAACGAGCTAAAAGAGGCCAGCGCACGCGGCATTGTGGTGGTTAACCTTACACAATGCATGTCTGGCAAAGTCAATATGGGCGGCTACGCCACCGGCAACGCGCTGGCACATGCGGGCGTGGTCGGCGGCGCTGACATGACGGTAGAAGCCACGCTTACCAAGTTACACTGGCTGTTAAGCAAAGGGCTGGATGCCGACGGTATTCGCCGTGCGATGGCGCAAAACCTGCGCGGCGAACTGACCCTGGATGATTAA
- the sppA gene encoding signal peptide peptidase SppA, translating into MRTLWRGIASIFRWSWRLLNFVRNLVLNLFFIFLVLIGIGIWAQFSSSGSSQPVSQGALLLDITGVVVDKPSVSNKLGIIGRQLFGASSDRLQENSLFDIVDSIRQAQGDKNITGIVLDLRDFAGGDQPSLRYIGKALQSFRDSGKHVYAYGDNYSQSQYYLASFANTVWMAPQGAVDLHGFATNGLYYKSLLDKLKVTTHVFRVGTYKSAVEPYLRDNMSDAAREADSRWIGQLWNGYLDTIAANRKIPAQQVFPGAQPMIDALKRNGGDTAKYALDNKLVDKLGSAAQFSKELVKQFGWNAKDKDYSAISYYDYLVKKAPQTGDAIAVIYANGAIMDGVETPGNVGGDTTASQIRDARLDAKVKAIVLRVNSPGGSVSASETIREELAAAKAAGKPVVVSMGGMAASGGYWISTPADYIVASPTTLTGSIGIFGIINTVENSLDSIGVHTDGVATSPLADVAVTKALPDEVQQLMQLSIENGYLRFVKLVADSRKKTADQVNLIAKGRVWTGLDAKEIGLVDSLGDFDDAVKKAAELAKMKSWHLNYYQDEASFMDIVFSSLSGSVRAMLPQALQALLPAPLAQTAEVLKAEGDKLSTLNDPRNRYAICMRCADVR; encoded by the coding sequence ATGCGCACACTATGGCGAGGTATAGCCAGCATTTTCAGGTGGAGCTGGCGGCTGCTCAATTTCGTCAGAAACCTGGTGTTGAATCTGTTTTTTATTTTCCTGGTGCTGATTGGCATCGGCATCTGGGCGCAGTTTAGCAGCAGTGGCTCCTCACAGCCGGTAAGCCAGGGCGCGCTGCTGCTGGACATCACCGGTGTAGTGGTCGATAAACCCTCCGTCAGCAATAAATTAGGCATTATTGGCCGCCAGTTGTTTGGTGCAAGCTCCGATCGCCTACAGGAAAACTCACTGTTCGACATTGTTGATTCGATTCGCCAGGCACAGGGTGACAAAAACATCACTGGCATCGTGCTGGATTTGCGTGATTTTGCCGGTGGCGATCAGCCGTCGCTGCGCTATATCGGTAAGGCGTTGCAGTCGTTTCGCGACAGCGGCAAACACGTTTACGCCTACGGTGATAACTACAGCCAGAGCCAGTATTATCTGGCAAGTTTTGCCAATACCGTCTGGATGGCACCGCAGGGCGCGGTCGATTTACACGGCTTTGCTACCAACGGCCTGTACTACAAGTCCCTGCTCGATAAATTGAAAGTTACCACCCACGTCTTTCGCGTCGGTACCTATAAGTCAGCGGTTGAACCTTATCTGCGCGATAACATGTCTGACGCCGCGCGTGAAGCCGACAGCCGCTGGATTGGCCAACTGTGGAACGGCTATCTCGATACCATCGCCGCTAATCGAAAAATCCCGGCCCAGCAGGTTTTCCCTGGCGCGCAGCCGATGATTGATGCACTCAAGCGCAACGGCGGTGACACCGCGAAATATGCGCTCGACAATAAACTGGTCGATAAACTCGGCTCGGCGGCGCAGTTCAGCAAAGAGCTGGTTAAACAGTTTGGCTGGAATGCAAAAGATAAAGACTACAGCGCCATCAGCTATTACGACTACCTGGTGAAAAAGGCGCCGCAAACGGGTGATGCTATTGCCGTGATTTACGCCAACGGCGCGATCATGGATGGCGTAGAAACGCCGGGCAATGTCGGTGGCGATACCACTGCCTCACAGATTCGCGATGCGCGTCTTGATGCAAAAGTGAAGGCCATTGTGCTGCGAGTCAACAGCCCTGGCGGCAGCGTCAGTGCCTCCGAAACCATCCGCGAAGAACTGGCGGCCGCCAAAGCGGCAGGTAAACCGGTCGTGGTCTCTATGGGCGGCATGGCGGCCTCCGGCGGCTACTGGATTTCCACGCCTGCCGACTACATTGTGGCAAGCCCGACCACCCTCACCGGCTCTATTGGCATCTTCGGCATTATCAACACGGTTGAGAACAGCCTCGACAGCATCGGTGTTCACACCGACGGCGTCGCCACTTCACCGCTGGCAGACGTGGCGGTCACCAAAGCGTTGCCAGACGAAGTGCAGCAGCTGATGCAGCTCAGCATCGAAAACGGCTACCTGCGCTTTGTTAAGCTGGTTGCTGACTCACGTAAGAAAACTGCGGATCAGGTCAACCTGATTGCCAAAGGTCGCGTCTGGACCGGTCTTGATGCCAAAGAGATTGGGCTGGTAGACAGCCTCGGTGATTTTGATGATGCGGTGAAAAAAGCCGCAGAACTGGCGAAGATGAAAAGCTGGCACCTGAATTATTACCAGGACGAAGCGAGCTTTATGGATATTGTCTTTAGTAGCCTCAGCGGTTCCGTGCGCGCCATGCTGCCCCAGGCATTACAGGCCTTGCTGCCGGCCCCCCTGGCCCAGACCGCCGAAGTGCTAAAAGCCGAAGGCGATAAACTCTCGACGCTTAACGACCCGCGTAACCGCTACGCGATTTGTATGCGCTGCGCCGACGTGCGCTAA